The stretch of DNA AGGAGGCGGGCCACCGCGACCCCGGCCTCCAGCTCGGCCATCCGGCTCACCCGCAGCGAGTTGGTCAGGGTGACGGGCAGGGAGAACTTCGCCATCCAGGCGCTGTCCGGCGCCCAGACGGTGCGCAGCGACGAGGTCGCGGTGAAGCGGGGACCGGCGGCGCCGAGCGGGCGCAGGATCCCCGCCTCCACCATCTCGGCGATCGGCCGCGTCAGCATCAGGGCCTCGGCCTGGAGCGGGTGCATCGGCAGGGCAATCTCGCCGGAGCGCAAGGGCAGGCCCGCGGCATCCGCACCGAGGAGGTCGCGGGCGATCTCCGGGGCGGAGCGGGCCAAAGCCGAATCGTGCCGGACCCGGGACGCATCGACGGCGAAGACCGCGAGCCGGAAGATGCCGCCTTCCTCGGGGGCGTAGGTGCGCGCCTGCCACGGGGTGAGGCCCTGCCGGCTCTTCGGCGTCGGGTGCAGCCAGTGGCCGAAGACCAGGGCGCGCTCGGCGTCGATGAAATCCGTGCCCTCACGGGGCTCACGCGCGGCGAGGTCGAGCTGGCGGGCGGTCTCGCGGTAGCTGTCGAGCACCCGGCCGAGCAGCTCCAGTTCCCGCTCTCGGGCGCCCTCGCCGCCGGCCTCCTCGCAGCGCGCATAGGCCTCGCCGAGCAGGTCCTGCAACGCCCGCATCGGCGCGACGGGGCGCCAGCGCGGCTCGTGCAGGTGGCGGGTCCAGAGCCGGCCGAACCCTTGCGCGCCGCACAGCGAGGGCGCGACGATCTCGGCCCGGATCGCGACGCGCTGGCCGCGCAGGTTCCATTCCACGCAGAGAGCGGGCGGCCCGTCGGCGAGCGCGTGGCGCACCGGGATGCCGGGGTCGATCTCGCGCAGGTAGCCGTTGGCGAAGCTGCGGAAGGCCGCGGCCTCGGCGACGCTCTGCGACGAGGGGGGCGGGGAGGAGAGGGACGGGGACTTGGGGGACATGACGACCAAACCTCGTTCTGGCCTCCGGTGGGCTTCGCGTGCGTGAGGGCGGTGGTGCCCGGTGACGGGCGGGGCCGAGCCGCCTTGCGGAGCGCGTCCGGGCTTGCATCGCGGCCGGGTCTATCGCCCGTGCGATAGTCATGAGTCAAGAAAATATGACGGTTTATTGCACGAACATGCGTAGATTTGAATTATTATGAAAAAGATGAGCGCTGCTATTCAGTCGATTTCAAGTGCTATCGTGGACAAGGAGATGAATGTACGAAGAAAGTGGCGCGCGATTCTCCCTCCCCCCTCTGCGGGGGAGGGTGCCCGGCGGAGCCGGGCGGGAGAGGGGACGCCGCTTCCGGACATGACTGAACCGTTCTGAAGGGCGCCAAGCCCCGAAGCGTCGCGCTGCCCCTCTCGGCGGGACTTCGTCCCGCTGCGCCTGCTCCGCAGGCCACCCTCCCCCGCAGAGGGGGGAGGGAGAAGTCCGCGCCATTCCATTCCCCGGACGGCCCGCGCCCGCAAGGAGAGGAGAAACCTCGTACGACGCTCAGGGCCGACGTCTCTCCAACCCTCAGAAGTCCATCGTCGCCGAGACGATGACCGTGCGCGGCGACCCGACCGCCAGGAAGCCGCGGGCGGCCGAGGCCCAGTACGCGTTGTCGAAGACGTTCTCGACGATCGCCCGCACCGTCACCGGTTTTCCCGACGCGCCCGCGAAGGTGTAGCGCAGGCCGGCATCGAAGCGCGTCCAGTCGGGCACGCTCTGCGTGTTGGCCTGGTTGTAGAACTGGCCGCTGGTGTAGATCGCGCGGCCGGTCAGCGTCAGGCCGGGGGCGAGCCACGGCGGCAGGTCGACCTCGCCGTAGAGGTTGAACGCGACGTCCGGGACGCCGGGGGCGCGGTTGCCGTCGAACTGGCGGTTGAGGGTGTTGACGAGGCGCCCGTCGAGGAAGGTGACGCCGCCGACGAGGCGCACTCCCGGCAGCGGTTCGCCGAAGGCCGTCAGTTCGAGGCCGCGGTTGCGCTGGAGGCCGCTCACCGAGAACCGGTTGGTGCCCGGATCGGTGAAGCCGTTGGGCTGCTCGATCTCGAACAGCGAGGCGGTGACCGCCACCGTGCCGAAATCGTACTTGGCGCCGAATTCCCGCTGCCGGTTGACGACGGGGGCGAAGATCTCGTTGGCGTTGACCGCGGTGAGCGGCGGCGACGGCCCGGGATCGAGCGCCTCGATGTAGTTGCCGTAGAACGAGAGGTTGTCGGTCGGGCGGAACACCGCCGCCAGGGCCGGGCTGAAGCGACCCTGGTCGTAGGTCGCCGCGAGGTTGCCGAAGCCCGTGCCGGGGCGGGTGTTGTAGCTCTGCTGGTCGATCTGCTGGAAGCGCCCGCCCAGCGTCAGCAGGAAGCGGTCGTCGCCGAGCGACAGGGTGTCGGCGAGGCCGACGCTGCGCACGGCGAGCTTGGCGAAGAGCGGCCGGCCGTTATCGGAGCGCGGCAGAAGGGCGGTGGCGACCGAGCCCCGGGGCAGGTGGACCGGATCGTAGATGTTGGTCTGGAACACCGGCAGCGTCGGGGCGAGGAAGCCGCCGCGATAGTTCCGGTTGTCCGCCTCGACCGCCGCGACGTTGATCTGGTGGCCGATGAAGCCGGTCTGGAACTTCGCCCGCAGGCCGACCTCGCCGGTCATGCCGGAGATCTCCTGCGGCTGGATGGCGAGCGAGTTGGTCGCCTGGCCGGTCACGCTGGTGATCCGGTAGGACGAGGTCAGGAAGTCCTCGTTGTAGCGGCTGACGCCGCCGGCGGCGTAGACCGTCATGTCGGGCAGGATGTCGTATTCGACCCGGCCCGCCGCCATGTTGTAGCGGCTGTCGATGTATTCGAGCGAGCTTGCCGTGTTGAGCCGGGGATTGGGCGCCCGCGGAATCGGGATCCCGGGCGCGACCGCGTTGAACAGCGAGGTCGGCGCGGTGACGTTCTGGGTGTTGTGGACGAGGTCGAGCGAGGCGCGCAGGCGCTCGCCGCGATAGTCGAGGCCGAGCGTCGCGACGCCGACCTCGATGGCGTTCTTGTCGAGCGCCGTGTTGCCGTTGCGATAGGACAGGTTGGTCCGCACGCCCCATTCCTTCGACGGGCCGAAGCGGCGGCCGAGATCGGCGTGGGTCCAGACCTGCGAATCGCTGAGATAGGTCGTGGTGAGCCGGGTCAGCGGCTCGTCGTAGGCGCGCTTGGGGATCAGGTTGATCGTGCCGCCGACCCGGCCGGTGCCGCCGCTGATGAGCGCCGAGGGGCCCTTCAGGATCTCGATCCGCTCCAGGCCGACCGCGTAGGAGCGCCGCGGGTTGGCGAGGTAGAACAGGCCGTCGAAGGCGACGTCGAGGCTGGTGACCGGGAAGCCGCGGATGAAGAACGAGTCGCGCTCGCTGAAGGGCGGCGCGTCGTTGCGCACGGACGAATCGTTCAGCACCACGTCGGCGACGGTGCGGGATTGCTGGTCGGCGATCAGCTTCTCGGTGAAGCCGGTCACGTTGAACGGCGTCGTGAGCACCGAGCGGTTGCCCAGGAAGCCGACCCGGGTGCCGGTCGCGACCTGGCCGCCGGCATAGGGCGGCGGGGGCTGGCCTACCGTCCCGGTCGGCGGCGGCAGCCCCCTGTCCCCGGCGCGGGCCCCGGCGGGCCGGCCCTCGACGACGATCTCGTCGAGGCGCACGGCTTGCTCCGCGCTCCCGCCGAGCTGGGCGTAGCGCGGATTGACGAGGGTGAGGGTGGAGGGGCTCACGCTGCGATAGGCCAGGCCGGTCCCGTCGAGGAGCCGGCGCAGGGCGTCGAGGGGCTGGAACGTGCCCTCGAGGCCGGTCGTCGTCAGGGATTGCGTCAGGTCGGTCCCGTAGACCAGCTTGACCCCGGCCTGCTCGGTGAAGCGGACGAGCGCCGGTTCGAGCGGACCGTTCGGGATCGACAGGGCGACGGTGTCGCCGGGCCCCTGCGTCGCCTCGGGTTTCTCGCGCGGCAGTGTCGTCTGACCCTGGGCCGCCGGCACCAGCACCAGCAGCGACACGCCGGCGAGCGCCATCCCGGCCAGCCGTCCACCCACCCCACCACGCTCCCGCGCCGCCATGTCCGAATACCCCGTCCGTCCGTTCGAAGGGGCGGCGCTTCACGTGCGCTCTCTCCCCTGCCTCACAGGCTTGAGATCAACGGGGCGGCAAACTCCTGACGTCCGATCGCGCGATTTCTCGAAAAAAGTTTCAGAGCGGCGAGCCGACCAGGACCAGGAGCGGAGTGACCCGGGTGACGCGAAGCGACAGGCTGGCGGCGATCGCGTCGAGGGCGTCGTCGGTGTGGTGCGGGTCGAAGGCGCCGGTGACGCGCCGCGCGCCGGCCTGCCCGTCGAGGAGGAGGATGCGCCCGGGTCTGTAGCGCGCGAGCTCGGCCAGCACCTCGGACAGGCGCTCGCCCGAGACGATCAGGCGCCCGTCGCGCCAGGCCATCGCCCGGGCGACATCCGCCGCGACGACCCGGGGCGCGTCGCCGTCGGCGAGCGCCTCTCCGGCCGCGACCTCGAGCGGCCGGCCCGCCGCCGTGACGGCGACGCGACCCTCGGCGACGCCGACCGGCCGGCCGGCGCCGTCGGCGCGGACGTAGAACACCGTGCCGACGGCCCGGACGCTGAGCCCGCCGCCCTCGACGATGAAGGGCCGTCCGGGATCGCGGACGACGTCGAACACCGCCTCGCCGCGCAGGAGCGCGACCCGGCGCTCCCGGTCGCCGAAATGCAGGGCGAGCGCCGTGCCGGTATTCAGGTCGACGCGGCTGCCGTCGGGCAGGGTCGCGTGGGTGATGTCGCCGACCCCGCTCCACAGATCGGCGCGCACCCAGTCGGCGAGGCCGGCCCGGTAGGCCAGGGCGCTCCCGAGGACGAGGAGGGCGGCGAGGCAGGCCGGGCCTGTCGGGCCGCGGCTTTTGTTCGAACCGGGACGCGGGGGGCGGGGATTCGCGATCCGGCAGGTGGCCGAGCCGGCGCCACAGGGCGTCCATCTCGGCATAGGCGACGGCATGGACCGGATCGGCCGCGCACCAGGCCTCGAACGCCGCCCGGTCGGCCTCGGTGGCATCGGTCGAGGAGAGGCGCACGACCCAGGCGGCGGCAGCCGCGTCGGTCGGATCGTCGCCGTCATGGGGTCCGTCGTCCTGGGTCTCGTCGATGGCCACCGGCGTCCTCGAGGATCCTGTCGCGCCCGGACGGTCCGGGGCGGCAAGCCCTACGCTCTATGATCGCCGAGCCGTCGGATTCCTGACATCCGTTCCTCAGAAAAGATCGCCGCAGCGGCGCCGGCAATGCAGGAGCGCCTTGATCAGGTGCTTCTCGACCATGTTCCGGCTGATGCCGAGCCTGTCCGCCACCTCGCCGTTCGCCAGACCGTCGATGCGCGCGAGCAGGAAGACCTCGCGGCACCGCGGCGGCAATTCGTCGATGGCGGCGGCCAGCCGCCGAAGATCCTGGCGGGCCATCGCCTGTCGCTCCGGCAGGGCGTGGCGGTCGGCGAGGCCGGCCCAGTCGTCCTCGTCGATCGCCTGGAAGATCGTGCCCTCCAGCCGCTGCCGGTTGCGCATCCGGCGCGCCACGTTGCTGGCGATCTGGAACAGGAAGGCCGAGGGCTGCTCGATCTTCGTCCGCGCGAGCGCCGCGATCATCAGGAGATAGGTCTCCTGATGCGCGTCGGCCGCGTCCACCGGGTCGCCGAGACGGCGCGTGAGGAATCGCCGCAGCTTCACGCCCTCGCCACGATGCAGCGCATCGATCGAGATTGCCGGCATTCCCCAACTCCGAACTTCTCTAAACTATCGCTTGATCAATCAATCACCCCGAATACGATCTCACAAGAGCATGTCATGCCGTGACTTCTTCATCTTATTTCGTCTGATTCCAGAGTGGACGTGCCGTGCCAAGGCAAGCCGTTGTGTTTCTGCAAGAAACAACGGGACACCGAGCACGTCCGGCGGATCGGTGCGGAGCATGCGGGGAGGTGAAATCCGCAGGGTGATGCGGAACGGCAACACGTCGCCTACCGTCCCCGGCCCCGGAACGGCTCCCGGCGACTCGTCCCCGGCGGCGGGGGTGGCGCATGCCGAAGTCTCGCAACCGGCGTCGCGCGGAGGAGGGGTGTCTCGACCGTGCCGCGCGGGGCGCGGATTCCACGACCCGACCCGGCCGTGCGAGGGATTTCGGCGAGGATGCGGCCGCCGACGCCGAGCGCCGGGACGGCATCCCCGACCCGCGTGCATGACGGCTGCGCGTCGATCCGGGGGCAGGCGGGTGGAAATCCGCGCGCGCCTCCCCTATATCGGCGTCATGGCAGACAACACTTCCACTCCCTTCACCATCGAGATTTCTCCCATCACCAAGCCGGCCGGCCAGTACCAGTGGGCCATCCGCCGGAACGGCAAGCTGATCGAGCGCTCCGATCGCCCGCATCCGACCGAGGCCAAGGCCGAGGCCAGCGCCCTCGCGGCGGTCGAGCGCAGCATGCACTCCTCCAGCAGCGGCCGGTGGTAGGCAAGTCGGCGCGTCCCTCCCGCCATCCCGGCGGGGTGGGCGTGCTCCGCCGGCTCACGGCGTGATCCCGGCACCCTTCCCCCCCGAACCTCCCGCCCTCGTGCGGGCAGCAACGGCCGCGCCCTGTGACGCGGCCGTTCTCGCGCGTCTGCGTGCGCCGCCGACGGTCGACGACGACGCCGTCTCCCTCACCTGCAGCCTGCGCCTGTCGCCCGGCGATCGCATCCTCAAGCGCATCGAGATCGAGGGCGGGCGGGCCTCCGGCCTCACGCTCGATTGCGCCGGCGCCACCCTCGGCCGGCCGGACGTGCCGGCTCATCTCGGCGCCTACACGATCGCGATCCGCTCGAAGGCTCCCACCCGCCCGGGCGAGGCCTGGGACCGCCCCTCCGACATCCGTATCCGCGACTGCACGGTGTTCGGCCATGTCCGGATCTGGGGCATGGGCGAGAACGGGCAGGGGCCCCTGCTCCGCGATTCCTCCCACAGCCTGGGCCATACCGAGCGCGCGCAAGCCGCCGCGCCGACCGGCGTGACGATCACCGGCACGACCATCGTCGCGGCCGGGCCGATTCCGCTCTATCTCGGACCCGGCGTCACCCGGGTCACCCTGCAGGGCTCGCGGCTCGCCGGCCGCTCGGTCTCGACTGCGCTCTACCTCGACGCCGAGAGCGCCGAGAACCGCATCGAGGACAACGACATCGAGACCGAGACCGCGCGCGAGGCCGTCGCCGTCGACGGTTCGGCGCGCAACCGCATCACCGGCAACCGGTTCGTGCTGCGCGGGCAGGGCGGCGTGCGCCTCTACCGGAATTGCGGCGAGGGCGGCACGGTGCGCCACCAGACGCCGTCCGACAACGTGGTCACCGGCAACCGCTTTCGCACCGGCGGCTTCTTCCCGGCCGCGGCGATCGTGGTGAATTCCCGCAACGGCTGGCGGCTGACCTGCGGCGAGGATGCGGGCTACCCCTTCGGCAGCAGCATCGACAACGGCGATCACGGGACCGGCAACGTCGTGGCGCCCAACACCGTCGAGTGAGCCGGCCCGGCCCGGAGCGTGACGGCCCGTTTGATCCAGATCAATGCGGGAGGCCCGGCGACCCGCATCCTCCTGCCGGGACCGTCGAGGCCGAGGCCGGGGATGCCCCATCACCTGATCCGCAAGCTCGGCCGCTACGTCCACCTCCCGCCGGAAGACGAGGCGGTCCTGGCCCGGCTCGTCCACGAGGCCGCCTGGATCGGCCCCGGCCGCGACCTGCTCCAGGAGGGAGCCGCCGCCAAGGCGGTGTGGGCGGTCCTCGAGGGCTGGGCCTGCCTCTACAAGCAACTGGAGGACGGACGCCGGCACATCACCGCCTATCTCCTGCCCGGGGACCTGTGCGGGGCCCCGATCGATTGTCCCAGCCCCGTCAACTACGCGATCGGCACGCTGACGCCGGTGCGCGCCGCCCGGATTCCCGGTCCCATCCTCCTCGCCGCGATGGAAAGCCATCCGTCCATCCGGCGCGCCGTCTGGCTCGACATGCTGGCGACATCGGCCATTCAGCGGGAATGGACCGCCAATATCGGGTTTCGCACCGCCCGGGAGCGCATCGCACACCTGTTCTGCGAGATCGTCTCCCGCCTGCAGGCGGTCGGGCTGGCCGACGAGACCGGTTGTCTTCTGCCGCTCACGCAGGAGGATCTCGGCGAGACGGTCGGGATCTCGACCGTCCACGTGAACCGCACGCTCCAGGAACTGCGCCAGGCCGGCCTGATCACGCTCAGGCGGCAGCGACTCGGCATCCCGGACGTCGCGGCCCTGCGGAAGGTCGCCTGCTTCGACGACGTCTATCTCCGGCCGCTTTCGTCCGGCAGCGACCGGGATCGGGGGACCGTTCGACGGTCCGAGGCGGAGCCGGTCGTTGGATCCGAGGCCGCGACGCAAAATATCATCGCTTGATCCGACAGGAAAAGTTTCCGTTCGATCGGTCTTGCCGGTTTTCAGGTCCTCCGCGCCGTTCCGAGGTTGCCCGAAAGACGCGGAGGGAGTCGGGACGACCGGATCGACGCTAGCGCCGATCCCGGACGATGCCCGAGAGAAAGGGTCTCCGTCCTTATCCTGTTCCCGGCACGTCGCGCGAGCGACGCGCACCCGACCGAACCCGGCGGAGCGCCTTGATTCGCCTCAAGGCGTGATCTGCAGGATCGCCTCGACCTCGACCGTCATGGCGTTGGGCAGCGAGCCCATGCCGACCGCCGAGCGGGCATGGCGGCCGGCATCGCCGAGCACGTTCACCAAGAGGTCCGAGCAGCCGTTGATGACCTTCGGATGGTCGGCGAAATCGGGCTCGGCATTGACCATCCCGAGGAGCTTCACCACGGCCTTGATCCGCGACAGGTCGCCGAGCGCCGCCTTGGCGACGGCGAGGAGCTGAAGGCCGGCCAGTTGCGCGTCGGCATAGCCCTCCTCGATCGTGGCGTCGCGGCCGAGCCGGCCGGGGCGGTAGGTGCCGTCCGGGCGCTTCGGGCCCTGGCCCGAGAGGTAGAGCAGGTCGCCGACGATGCGGTAGGGCACGTAGTTGGCGACCGGCACCGGCACCTGGGGCAGGGTCAGGCCGAGCTCGGCGAGCTTCTGTTCGGGGGTCATGCGTGGCTCCTTTCAGGGGTGTGGGTGTCGGGGGGCATGGGCGCCGCCGCACCCGTCCGGACCGTGCCGCGACCGGCGCGGATCACGTCCGGATATGCTCATGGGGATGCGGGTCCCGGGGATGCGAATCCCGGGGCTGCGGATCGGGGCCGTGATCGTGGTGGCCGAGCTCGATCCGGGCCGGGATGATCGAGAGGCTGTCGTGGCGGATGCCGCGCTGGGTCGCGACCTCGTCGGCGAAATCGAGGATGTCCCGCACCCGGCCGCGGACGAGGAGCGTGTGCAGGCTCGCCTCGTGGTCGAGGGGCACCGTGAGCTGCGCGATCACGAGGTCGTGCCGCCGCTGCTGGATCGCCGCCAGGCG from Methylobacterium aquaticum encodes:
- a CDS encoding IucA/IucC family protein yields the protein MSPKSPSLSSPPPSSQSVAEAAAFRSFANGYLREIDPGIPVRHALADGPPALCVEWNLRGQRVAIRAEIVAPSLCGAQGFGRLWTRHLHEPRWRPVAPMRALQDLLGEAYARCEEAGGEGARERELELLGRVLDSYRETARQLDLAAREPREGTDFIDAERALVFGHWLHPTPKSRQGLTPWQARTYAPEEGGIFRLAVFAVDASRVRHDSALARSAPEIARDLLGADAAGLPLRSGEIALPMHPLQAEALMLTRPIAEMVEAGILRPLGAAGPRFTATSSLRTVWAPDSAWMAKFSLPVTLTNSLRVSRMAELEAGVAVARLLARGGAAHPTFKIIADPAWITLHSPGNRESGFETVFRENPFRNGAERGIATLAALTAEPVPGRPSRLETLIRRLGSGDPAHAGRTWFSLYLDCMLEPVIALYDRHGVALEAHQQNSLLDVRDGWPRRGFYRDNQGFYLSEAARPRIQGLVPEIGTIAALFFDDDEIARRLAYYLVVNQVFSVVARMGHDGIVREEVLLDDLARRLETIARRMTGPGRAFARAVLDGPTLCTKANLRVRLADRDELASADGAGTYGEMPNPLRRVQASARVLAS
- a CDS encoding TonB-dependent siderophore receptor, which translates into the protein MGGRLAGMALAGVSLLVLVPAAQGQTTLPREKPEATQGPGDTVALSIPNGPLEPALVRFTEQAGVKLVYGTDLTQSLTTTGLEGTFQPLDALRRLLDGTGLAYRSVSPSTLTLVNPRYAQLGGSAEQAVRLDEIVVEGRPAGARAGDRGLPPPTGTVGQPPPPYAGGQVATGTRVGFLGNRSVLTTPFNVTGFTEKLIADQQSRTVADVVLNDSSVRNDAPPFSERDSFFIRGFPVTSLDVAFDGLFYLANPRRSYAVGLERIEILKGPSALISGGTGRVGGTINLIPKRAYDEPLTRLTTTYLSDSQVWTHADLGRRFGPSKEWGVRTNLSYRNGNTALDKNAIEVGVATLGLDYRGERLRASLDLVHNTQNVTAPTSLFNAVAPGIPIPRAPNPRLNTASSLEYIDSRYNMAAGRVEYDILPDMTVYAAGGVSRYNEDFLTSSYRITSVTGQATNSLAIQPQEISGMTGEVGLRAKFQTGFIGHQINVAAVEADNRNYRGGFLAPTLPVFQTNIYDPVHLPRGSVATALLPRSDNGRPLFAKLAVRSVGLADTLSLGDDRFLLTLGGRFQQIDQQSYNTRPGTGFGNLAATYDQGRFSPALAAVFRPTDNLSFYGNYIEALDPGPSPPLTAVNANEIFAPVVNRQREFGAKYDFGTVAVTASLFEIEQPNGFTDPGTNRFSVSGLQRNRGLELTAFGEPLPGVRLVGGVTFLDGRLVNTLNRQFDGNRAPGVPDVAFNLYGEVDLPPWLAPGLTLTGRAIYTSGQFYNQANTQSVPDWTRFDAGLRYTFAGASGKPVTVRAIVENVFDNAYWASAARGFLAVGSPRTVIVSATMDF
- a CDS encoding FecR family protein, which gives rise to MPSPMPRWTPCGAGSATCRIANPRPPRPGSNKSRGPTGPACLAALLVLGSALAYRAGLADWVRADLWSGVGDITHATLPDGSRVDLNTGTALALHFGDRERRVALLRGEAVFDVVRDPGRPFIVEGGGLSVRAVGTVFYVRADGAGRPVGVAEGRVAVTAAGRPLEVAAGEALADGDAPRVVAADVARAMAWRDGRLIVSGERLSEVLAELARYRPGRILLLDGQAGARRVTGAFDPHHTDDALDAIAASLSLRVTRVTPLLVLVGSPL
- a CDS encoding RNA polymerase sigma factor, whose product is MPAISIDALHRGEGVKLRRFLTRRLGDPVDAADAHQETYLLMIAALARTKIEQPSAFLFQIASNVARRMRNRQRLEGTIFQAIDEDDWAGLADRHALPERQAMARQDLRRLAAAIDELPPRCREVFLLARIDGLANGEVADRLGISRNMVEKHLIKALLHCRRRCGDLF
- a CDS encoding right-handed parallel beta-helix repeat-containing protein, coding for MRAATAAPCDAAVLARLRAPPTVDDDAVSLTCSLRLSPGDRILKRIEIEGGRASGLTLDCAGATLGRPDVPAHLGAYTIAIRSKAPTRPGEAWDRPSDIRIRDCTVFGHVRIWGMGENGQGPLLRDSSHSLGHTERAQAAAPTGVTITGTTIVAAGPIPLYLGPGVTRVTLQGSRLAGRSVSTALYLDAESAENRIEDNDIETETAREAVAVDGSARNRITGNRFVLRGQGGVRLYRNCGEGGTVRHQTPSDNVVTGNRFRTGGFFPAAAIVVNSRNGWRLTCGEDAGYPFGSSIDNGDHGTGNVVAPNTVE
- a CDS encoding Crp/Fnr family transcriptional regulator, with translation MPHHLIRKLGRYVHLPPEDEAVLARLVHEAAWIGPGRDLLQEGAAAKAVWAVLEGWACLYKQLEDGRRHITAYLLPGDLCGAPIDCPSPVNYAIGTLTPVRAARIPGPILLAAMESHPSIRRAVWLDMLATSAIQREWTANIGFRTARERIAHLFCEIVSRLQAVGLADETGCLLPLTQEDLGETVGISTVHVNRTLQELRQAGLITLRRQRLGIPDVAALRKVACFDDVYLRPLSSGSDRDRGTVRRSEAEPVVGSEAATQNIIA
- a CDS encoding RidA family protein, with the protein product MTPEQKLAELGLTLPQVPVPVANYVPYRIVGDLLYLSGQGPKRPDGTYRPGRLGRDATIEEGYADAQLAGLQLLAVAKAALGDLSRIKAVVKLLGMVNAEPDFADHPKVINGCSDLLVNVLGDAGRHARSAVGMGSLPNAMTVEVEAILQITP
- the nikR gene encoding nickel-responsive transcriptional regulator NikR, producing MQRITVTLDPDLVAEVDRVAERRGYAGRSEAMRDLLRRGLAEARRALDPDLSGVATFTFVAEAGVRDLGQRLAAIQQRRHDLVIAQLTVPLDHEASLHTLLVRGRVRDILDFADEVATQRGIRHDSLSIIPARIELGHHDHGPDPQPRDSHPRDPHPHEHIRT